The proteins below come from a single Parachlamydiales bacterium genomic window:
- a CDS encoding OsmC family protein, with amino-acid sequence MERKATAVWSGGIKDGKGAISTESGVLKDTQYSFSTRFENGVGTNPEELLAAAHAGCFTMAVSAELTKAGISPAKLETVATITLNADQSGFNITKSHLELTANIPGVDEAKFQAAVKSAEVNCPVSKLFKAEVTVSSKLQK; translated from the coding sequence ATGGAACGTAAAGCAACAGCAGTGTGGTCAGGTGGAATTAAAGACGGCAAAGGTGCTATTTCCACAGAAAGCGGGGTGTTGAAGGATACGCAGTACTCTTTCTCAACACGTTTTGAGAATGGCGTAGGAACAAATCCAGAAGAACTATTAGCGGCAGCGCATGCCGGATGTTTTACTATGGCCGTTTCCGCAGAGCTTACAAAAGCTGGTATTTCCCCTGCTAAGTTGGAAACAGTAGCGACTATAACGTTGAATGCAGACCAGAGTGGATTTAATATTACCAAAAGCCATCTTGAGCTTACGGCGAACATTCCAGGAGTAGATGAGGCAAAATTTCAAGCAGCAGTGAAGTCTGCAGAAGTCAATTGTCCCGTATCGAAGTTATTCAAGGCGGAAGTAACCGTTTCTTCTAAGCTGCAGAAATAG
- a CDS encoding RasGEF domain-containing protein: MTSLSSLVRSSPTMLGTDTSKSSVYSFPLYTSLKALQAEQKPSLDSPRSKIYQRMLAYFQHYDTLKNSSSPRSVEKKSLLNNSKTNLVKQISKSLSILLEPVTVTKLINGHEIAKVTFPYLFKLKNLKKNIYQICKGIEILLQYQKYSIRFTEGRIPIHMALEKLTLSKKIKSLFTSSYKKYDIRTIFEATVSRAATERTAYYKEIKSSKSNRDIILKEMREKLDLVEIEKKSLLQSLAPQTSTSLPLPTISNVPSPRGNSNSLPLEHLEKLIPQPTNSLFTATEPADLPITVSPSPPAITKAESNIIRACEMKKEDLKKKYLYKVLLDRLIQKITPHATLEEEIDWSITTPKKLLATYRYFMTTEELFNYIKLSIQDRKLCSSHKRTLIHICRMWLRDTWNLNYLYDQNIADILTSITVATRAEIARIAYDSDVTDELLEEQTTALECMLETLRHNNRATLLPVSHDEIQPHTFEKLTLFSTLPKRELKALLHSYQMHFYSMALRVFTKIPLHELVFDAVVHADEKPLYCSSIIEYTDTLNRASSFVVQEIMLYNPEEIKVRYHFYCRLAYQCMLHRDYFSVMSIMSALNTSIVAAAVKKLKITKPKELEILDKLTDCIKNHASLREAIEENMKNNQPYIPFLGILQKDLNTFQLGNNLTSVNFDKSKNVDELQTTVSTVNNPLAISRPRSSTLEFDTALIQMIYSYLGKIETNQKNLIKNGPPKQSPLELAILDTKPLDESLNDLLYEKAKNLNSKKNKIYLPAPEGIVTKSRSIGDYFTLRRKSVRPPDIKE, translated from the coding sequence ATGACTTCTTTAAGCAGTTTAGTCCGATCGTCGCCCACGATGCTGGGAACGGACACATCGAAGAGCAGCGTTTATTCTTTTCCGCTTTATACTAGTCTTAAAGCATTACAAGCCGAGCAAAAACCCTCCCTCGATTCTCCGCGATCTAAAATTTACCAGCGCATGCTAGCTTATTTCCAACATTACGATACTTTGAAGAACTCCTCCAGCCCCCGTTCTGTAGAGAAGAAATCATTATTAAATAATAGTAAAACGAATTTGGTTAAGCAGATTTCCAAATCATTATCTATTTTACTTGAACCTGTAACTGTCACTAAATTAATAAATGGGCATGAAATAGCTAAAGTTACTTTCCCCTATTTATTTAAATTAAAAAATTTAAAGAAAAATATTTATCAAATTTGTAAAGGTATCGAAATCTTACTGCAATATCAAAAATATTCTATACGATTTACTGAGGGGAGAATCCCCATTCATATGGCATTGGAAAAATTAACCTTATCAAAAAAAATTAAAAGCTTATTTACCTCCTCTTACAAAAAATATGATATTAGAACAATATTTGAAGCTACCGTAAGCCGTGCAGCCACCGAACGTACAGCCTACTATAAAGAGATAAAATCATCCAAAAGCAACAGAGATATCATCTTAAAAGAAATGCGAGAGAAATTAGACCTTGTCGAAATTGAAAAAAAATCACTTTTGCAATCCCTTGCACCTCAGACTTCCACCTCACTACCCTTACCAACAATCTCGAATGTGCCTTCTCCCCGCGGAAATTCTAACAGTTTGCCTTTAGAACATTTGGAAAAATTAATTCCTCAACCCACAAACTCTTTATTTACTGCAACAGAACCAGCGGATCTACCAATCACAGTATCGCCGTCACCTCCAGCGATAACAAAGGCCGAAAGCAACATCATCCGCGCATGTGAGATGAAAAAAGAGGATCTTAAGAAAAAGTATCTTTATAAGGTTCTGCTTGATCGACTCATCCAAAAAATAACCCCCCACGCTACTTTAGAAGAAGAAATAGATTGGTCAATCACAACCCCTAAAAAGCTTTTAGCCACTTATCGTTATTTCATGACAACGGAAGAGCTCTTTAATTATATTAAGCTTTCCATTCAAGACCGAAAACTATGCAGCAGCCACAAAAGAACATTGATACATATTTGCAGAATGTGGTTACGCGATACTTGGAACTTAAATTATCTTTATGATCAAAATATCGCAGATATCCTAACTTCAATTACAGTAGCTACACGTGCGGAAATAGCCCGCATAGCATATGATTCCGACGTAACTGATGAGCTTCTTGAAGAGCAGACCACAGCATTAGAATGCATGCTAGAAACTCTTAGACATAATAATCGAGCCACTCTCTTACCTGTAAGTCATGATGAAATTCAACCCCACACCTTCGAAAAACTGACGTTATTTTCCACTTTGCCTAAAAGAGAATTAAAAGCCCTTTTACATTCCTATCAAATGCACTTCTATAGTATGGCTTTGCGTGTATTTACAAAAATACCCCTACATGAACTTGTCTTTGATGCCGTTGTACATGCAGATGAGAAGCCTTTATATTGTTCTAGTATTATTGAATATACCGACACACTAAACCGTGCATCAAGCTTTGTTGTTCAAGAGATTATGCTTTATAATCCCGAGGAAATTAAAGTACGCTATCACTTTTACTGTAGACTAGCCTATCAATGCATGCTGCATAGAGACTATTTCAGCGTAATGTCTATTATGTCTGCTTTAAATACTAGCATTGTAGCTGCAGCGGTAAAGAAATTAAAAATCACCAAACCTAAAGAATTGGAAATATTAGATAAACTTACTGATTGTATTAAAAATCATGCGAGCCTCAGAGAGGCTATAGAAGAAAACATGAAAAATAATCAGCCTTACATTCCTTTCTTAGGAATTCTACAAAAAGATTTGAATACTTTCCAATTAGGGAACAATCTTACTTCTGTAAACTTTGATAAGTCTAAAAATGTGGATGAACTTCAAACGACAGTCTCTACAGTAAATAATCCACTAGCGATAAGCCGCCCAAGATCTAGTACTCTCGAATTTGACACTGCTCTTATTCAAATGATCTACTCTTATTTAGGAAAAATTGAGACAAATCAAAAGAACCTCATAAAAAACGGACCGCCTAAACAGTCCCCATTAGAGCTTGCTATTCTAGATACAAAGCCCCTTGACGAATCGTTGAATGATCTTTTATACGAAAAGGCAAAAAATCTTAACTCGAAAAAAAATAAGATCTATCTCCCCGCACCAGAAGGTATAGTCACAAAATCGAGATCCATCGGAGACTACTTCACTTTACGGCGCAAATCCGTAAGGCCCCCTGACATTAAAGAATAG
- a CDS encoding FAD-linked oxidase C-terminal domain-containing protein — protein MGNDRIKKVLNNTLQGEVRFDDISRTIYSSDASIYELRPLGVVIPKNAEDIRKTILAAAEENIPLIPRGAATGITGGCLGSGIIIDCSKYLNSILHIDPEKQTALCEPGVIQDTLNEAVSPYGLRLGPDTSTGNRATIGGMFANNAAGARSLRYSYMANHVLATELLLSNGETLSFDNVSIEEWNKLCQGSDTKASLYATCKQLREQLSSEINLRFTPMPRRVSGYNFPSLLHPDNFNLCQLLAGSEGTLGITTQITVKLSPKPENQKLCLISFDSLENAFEEVTSLLELKPLALELIDKDIITAGKSSPALQSELSWLVEIPAALLVLEFDGPTSSEMVRQTAAKFPSRSLIIEDIATMKSVWNLRKAGLGLLMSKRSYARAIAFLEDVSVPPQELAPFMRSFLALLGSADKRAGIYGHAGAGCMHIRPYMDLRSSEDRRTIESLMLATTQLLLKHHGSLSGEHGDGLIRSWLNEALYGKKIYQGFRTLKNAFDPHHLMNPNKIVDGPPLFQNIRKSPIKTPSTFLDFSKEGGFDLSVDMCNGNGLCRKKEGTMCPSFQATGDEKDSTRARAVMLHSMISNPQNDKDIGSQEVHDILDLCLSCKGCKTECPSQVDMAKLKAEAQHHYRQKHGLDLRSKLIGHLGYYFSWGSVFSSLANNFNKSSFGKYCLSLLGFSKSRSLPALAAQTFDSWIQKNHQASNQPSILLFNDTFTNFNNPEIGIAAYKLLTSLGYNVIVPPWKCCGRTTLSKGMLPEARKYAEALLNSLQNYPYLPLVFLEPSCWSAFKDDYKSLLPLAISNPIFLLEEFLLEPNTLKTLQKASKLIKRHDVAIHVHCHQKSLSGVGAAHTLLNLIPGITAKIIPTGCCGMAGAFGYESEHYEISQWIGELVLLPTIRKMPDCTYIISNGTSCRAQIVEGTKRPALHLAEYLNGILF, from the coding sequence ATGGGCAATGACAGGATCAAAAAAGTCCTTAATAACACCCTTCAAGGTGAAGTGCGGTTTGATGATATCAGCCGCACCATCTACAGTTCCGATGCTTCCATCTATGAGCTGCGCCCCCTAGGGGTCGTCATCCCAAAAAATGCTGAAGACATACGTAAAACCATTCTAGCAGCAGCTGAAGAAAACATCCCTCTTATTCCACGCGGGGCAGCGACCGGAATCACCGGAGGGTGTTTAGGCTCCGGCATTATCATTGACTGCAGTAAATACCTGAACTCGATCCTGCACATTGATCCTGAAAAACAGACTGCCCTCTGTGAACCGGGCGTCATACAAGACACTTTGAATGAAGCCGTTAGCCCCTACGGACTTAGGCTAGGACCAGACACCTCCACCGGCAACCGCGCAACCATCGGTGGAATGTTCGCCAACAATGCCGCCGGCGCTCGCTCTTTACGCTACAGCTATATGGCGAATCACGTACTTGCAACAGAACTGCTTTTAAGTAATGGTGAAACACTTTCATTTGATAATGTTAGTATTGAGGAATGGAACAAGCTATGTCAAGGTTCCGACACGAAAGCTTCTCTCTATGCAACCTGTAAACAACTTAGAGAGCAGCTCTCTTCAGAAATAAATCTCCGCTTCACACCTATGCCAAGACGCGTATCAGGATACAATTTCCCCAGCCTCCTGCATCCCGATAACTTTAACCTATGCCAACTTCTCGCAGGGTCGGAAGGAACCCTCGGCATCACAACCCAAATCACCGTTAAGCTATCTCCCAAACCGGAAAACCAAAAGCTCTGCCTTATTTCCTTTGATTCTTTAGAAAATGCTTTTGAAGAAGTCACTTCCCTGTTGGAATTGAAACCTCTAGCCTTAGAACTTATCGATAAGGATATCATCACCGCCGGAAAATCCTCTCCTGCACTACAAAGTGAACTAAGCTGGCTAGTTGAAATTCCCGCCGCTCTGCTAGTCCTGGAATTTGACGGGCCCACCTCAAGTGAAATGGTCAGGCAAACTGCCGCGAAATTCCCTTCACGCTCATTGATTATTGAAGACATTGCAACCATGAAATCTGTATGGAACCTACGCAAAGCCGGCCTAGGACTCCTCATGTCAAAACGCAGTTATGCACGTGCTATCGCCTTTCTTGAAGATGTTTCTGTTCCTCCACAAGAACTCGCACCCTTCATGCGCTCTTTCCTCGCCCTTCTTGGTTCTGCTGATAAACGCGCAGGTATTTATGGCCACGCAGGTGCAGGCTGCATGCATATCCGCCCCTATATGGACCTGAGAAGTTCCGAAGACCGCAGAACAATAGAATCCCTCATGCTTGCCACCACACAGCTGCTGCTTAAACATCACGGCTCACTTAGTGGAGAACATGGCGACGGACTCATCCGCTCTTGGCTTAATGAAGCGCTTTATGGCAAAAAAATCTATCAGGGCTTCCGTACCTTGAAAAATGCTTTTGATCCTCACCACCTAATGAATCCAAATAAAATTGTCGACGGGCCACCCCTCTTTCAAAATATACGTAAATCACCTATCAAGACACCCTCAACATTTCTAGACTTCTCTAAAGAAGGCGGCTTCGATCTATCTGTCGACATGTGCAATGGAAACGGCCTCTGTCGGAAAAAAGAAGGGACTATGTGTCCATCTTTTCAAGCGACGGGCGATGAAAAAGACTCGACACGGGCTCGTGCCGTCATGCTCCATTCTATGATCAGTAATCCCCAAAATGACAAAGATATAGGCTCGCAAGAGGTACATGACATCCTCGACTTATGCCTTTCCTGTAAAGGATGCAAAACGGAATGCCCCTCTCAAGTCGATATGGCAAAGTTAAAAGCAGAAGCACAGCACCACTATCGCCAGAAACATGGCCTGGATCTTAGAAGTAAACTTATCGGACATCTGGGGTATTATTTTTCATGGGGAAGCGTATTTTCATCACTTGCAAACAATTTTAATAAAAGTTCTTTTGGCAAGTATTGCCTCTCTCTTCTAGGATTTTCAAAATCCCGCTCATTACCTGCTTTGGCGGCTCAAACTTTTGATAGCTGGATACAGAAGAATCACCAAGCATCCAACCAACCCTCCATTCTACTCTTTAACGACACCTTCACTAACTTCAATAACCCCGAAATAGGGATTGCTGCCTATAAGTTGCTTACGTCACTCGGTTATAATGTCATTGTCCCCCCTTGGAAATGCTGTGGAAGAACAACACTTTCTAAGGGAATGCTCCCTGAAGCCAGAAAATATGCAGAAGCTCTTTTAAACTCCTTGCAAAACTACCCTTATCTACCACTGGTATTTCTAGAACCCAGCTGCTGGAGCGCCTTTAAAGATGACTATAAAAGCCTTCTGCCATTAGCAATATCTAATCCTATTTTCCTTTTAGAAGAATTCCTTCTGGAGCCCAATACCCTCAAAACTCTTCAAAAGGCCTCTAAACTCATAAAGCGGCATGACGTGGCAATACATGTTCACTGCCACCAAAAATCTTTGAGCGGGGTAGGCGCTGCCCATACACTTCTTAATCTTATACCGGGAATAACAGCTAAAATTATTCCCACAGGTTGCTGTGGAATGGCAGGAGCTTTCGGATATGAAAGCGAACATTATGAAATTTCTCAGTGGATCGGGGAATTAGTTTTACTTCCCACTATCAGAAAAATGCCAGATTGTACATATATAATTTCAAATGGAACATCTTGCCGTGCGCAAATAGTCGAAGGTACAAAGCGTCCAGCCTTGCACCTAGCAGAATATCTTAATGGTATACTATTTTGA